A genomic stretch from Penicillium digitatum chromosome 4, complete sequence includes:
- a CDS encoding MFS monocarboxylate transporter, putative gives MERTLAPLHVDEGSPETSRTHLQSAIIVASTTLVFTGCGINFAFGVFQELYDSMSKEPNTPFTSATPAQIDLIGTLSIALMTIGAPFATAWTKQYPPRYVIWASGVIHASALLCASFSQHLWQFILTQGILLGMATCLTYMPSVTVAPTWFTLHRGLAMGMILAGTGIGGVAWPLAFRYLIQSVGFRNTLRVTAGISFVLICGSGTFIRWPASQITRIQAENAASSRSSTIFRLPLVNWRVVRSRKFIAHALGAALQSAAYYTPVFFFASFARTLGYSQATSANFIAISNAANALGKVAIGYAADRMGRLNTLVITTLISAVSVLALWLPSCTSAAQSTGSALFIAFTIFYGIFASAYVALFPTSLVELFGVQNFVSVNGLLYMVRGFATLVGTPVAGALIRGNHEKSSSSHTESEKTCPAQCRRLYISTIYHHQASESNDFSSPIRLIYADSSFTI, from the exons ATGGAGCGTACTTTAGCGCCACTGCACGTTGATGAAGGCAGTCCGGAAACCTCACGGACTCATCT ACAATCCGCCATCATCGTCGCCTCAACGACACTTGTATTTACAGGATGCGGAATAAACTTCGCGTTCGGTGTCTTCCAAGAACTCTACGACTCCATGTCAAAGGAGCCAAACACACCGTTCACTAGCGCAACACCCGCACAGATTGACCTGATCGGCACGCTCTCAATTGCATTGATGACAATCGGTGCTCCATTTGCCACAGCGTGGACAAAGCAATACCCCCCTCGATATGTCATCTGGGCGAGTGGAGTCATTCACGCAAGCGCTCTGCTGTGTGCCAGCTTCAGTCAACACCTGTGGCAATTCATCCTCACCCAGGGCATTCTTCTCGGGATGGCCACCTGTCTGACGTACATGCCGTCTGTTACCGTGGCACCGACCTGGTTTACATTGCACCGCGGACTAGCAATGGGGATGATTCTTGCTGGAACTGGAATCGGCGGTGTCGCGTGGCCACTCGCCTTTCGATACCTCATTCAATCGGTCGGATTCCGCAACACACTCCGCGTAACTGCGGGGATCTCCTTTGTACTGATATGCGGCTCGGGGACCTTTATACGCTGGCCGGCTAGTCAGATCACTCGCATTCAAGCCGAGAATGCCGCTTCTTCCCGTTCCTCGACCATTTTCCGCCTTCCGTTGGTCAACTGGCGCGTCGTCCGAAGCCGCAAATTCATCGCCCATGCTCTGGGGGCAGCGTTGCAGTCTGCAGCATACTACACACCGGTGTTCTTTTTCGCGTCTTTTGCCCGTACACTAGGTTACTCACAGGCAACATCAGCGAACTTTATTGCTATCTCAAATGCTGCAAATGCGCTAGGCAAGGTCGCCATCGGCTACGCAGCTGACCGGATGGGAAGACTCAATACACTGGTGATAACGACCCTCATTTCAGCCGTTTCAGTCCTTGCATTGTGGCTTCCTTCCTGCACATCTGCCGCACAATCCACCGGGAGTGCACTGTTCATTGCCTTTACAATCTTCTACGGCATCTTTGCATCGGCATATGTCGCTCTCTTCCCGACGAGCTTGGTAGAGTTGTTCGGCGTGCAAAACTTTGTCAGTGTAAATGGCTTGCTGTATATGGTGCGAGGCTTTGCAACATTAGTTGGAACCCCAGTTGCGGGTGCACTGATCCGCGGAAACCACGAGAAGAGC TCTTCTTCCCACACAGAGAGTGAAAAAACCTGCCCTGCCCAATGCCGCAGACTCTACATTAGCACAATTTACCATCATCAAGCGAGTGAATCGAATGATTTTTCGTCTCCTATCAGGTTGATCTATGCTGATAGTTCATTCACAATCTAA
- a CDS encoding Histone deacetylation protein Rxt3 has product MDYRRLQHSYPPRPSPLGASQEPRDPQFAAPFAESRQETDKSHPYPSTSSNTTPSPAQLYQSTTSRTSNTSRGDPSSAYFSRNGPTQAHRRHGSLERRNHEQTHRRNVSQPQAVRHREGLLGASVMNHTPAQQGTARRTSQGSSGSAGFSGPNEQSAPPAFGNRQMPPPSPPHAYSSRVQQTHTPGMSLMSRDGPGVQAHRQGSSMSISAMLGSDPDRAAREPARESAPFFSRPPASSIFGNAPPSSSSAAMSPPSAPARPSPLDNSFFRRSQTPEKPFSKPQGARTYRSESGGGGSSLGGEQSVLGGLTRSSLSQYPEKPHSTHPSPRISTAEPPHSEPRRMSLNGPITRPSSQPPHADAPTRPPGYSPISQPGGVADRPFESGSRAISGSYGSHDPQHGRFANILGERRSEGIAQRERERAPIHGSDAKLNQPGSHRYGSHYGEREPLDRHQSGSTWDQGRSHPPSPENKRFPAPEHGSGFGFGAIQSYTKSLGSQPGGSRQPQISLQSRTNQPTPPPPYDPYLRHQGQPPRIGSTPTVTASTAVASSGLAALADEGRRKGSDELLHHRSLLAVGVDGKRGGRASPLPQAVQGAQAPYIGTAGEPAIKNELGRVFSGIGSGVGGVTAATGGSGPSTPLGTSPFKRDSVTGRSMNGEGMDEASKLARPSSAAGKRSRKSRDEEQMEIEANDARGLLSARNARRSRHSHHHHHHHHHHRHKADEEAATLSSLQRPSFFHRTSPADPPAAHHHHQHHHHRHHHASRPATIPAASPIREPRTTVNLEPLLSSVAHLPRHHLGSTLYTPRISTPTAKSSLDSSKFGYTTTPQPLPRFEQRENCTFTVRVPRFRINQSHREEICARRALWGTGVYTDDSDPVAAAIHSGFIRGAWGDDVDEAMLDLEIKDTYQHAPAPEATTDGASPTKGPRLPPIPPTDKDLHITLLVLPRVAQYDSALMFGLKSRKWDGRHDGMSFKVHAVDWVDEGVARGEERSGEARRKRLRALMQTGRICTGPAMAKLDELRRSGVQVPRAIDGQDQPAAVQPVS; this is encoded by the exons ATGGACTACCGACGCCTACAGCACTCATACCCGCCACGGCCCTCGCCTTTAGGGGCCTCGCAAGAACCTCGCGATCCACAGTTCGCTGCACCTTTTGCCGAGTCTCGTCAAGAGACTGACAAGTCTCACCCATACCCTTCTACCTCCTCTAACACCACACCCTCTCCTGCACAGCTTTACCAGTCAACCACTTCACGGACCTCGAATACTTCTCGAGGAGATCCTTCCAGCGCATACTTTTCGAGAAATGGTCCAACACAAGCACACCGTCGACATGGGAGTCTCGAGAGAAGGAATCATGAACAAACGCATCGGAGGAATGTTTCACAACCTCAGGCTGTTCGACATCGTGAAG GGCTCTTAGGTGCATCAGTTATGAATCATACCCCAGCACAACAGGGAACAGCGCGTCGGACTTCACAGGGCAGCAGTGGGAGTGCAGGATTTTCTG GCCCAAACGAACAGTCCGCACCACCCGCGTTTGGGAATCGCCAAATGCCacccccatcccctccacACGCATATTCCTCGCGAGTCCAACAAACCCACACGCCTGGAATGTCTTTGATGTCGCGCGATGGACCTGGCGTTCAGGCACATCGACAGGGCAGCAGCATGTCAATTTCTGCTATGTTGGGCTCGGACCCAGATCGGGCTGCGCGAGAACCTGCACGAGAATCAGCGCCGTTTTTTTCGCGACCACCTGCCTCGTCGATATTCGGGAATGCAcccccatcatcatcttccgccGCCATGTCCCCACCCTCCGCTCCGGCAAGACCCTCGCCGCTCGACAATTCTTTCTTCCGTCGTTCACAAACACCGGAGAAGCCATTTTCCAAGCCCCAAGGCGCCCGTACATACCGGTCTGAGTCCGGTGGGGGTGGTTCGAGTCTGGGAGGAGAGCAGTCAGTGCTCGGGGGCTTGACGCGCTCGTCGCTCTCACAGTATCCCGAGAAGCCACACTCGACGCACCCTTCGCCTCGAATCTCCACGGCAGAGCCACCGCACTCCGAACCTCGCCGCATGAGTCTCAACGGTCCGATCACTCGGCCCAGTAGCCAACCGCCCCATGCAGACGCGCCCACAAGACCCCCCGGCTACAGTCCGATCTCCCAGCCAGGAGGGGTCGCGGATCGCCCCTTCGAGTCCGGTTCTCGGGCTATATCTGGGTCGTACGGAAGTCATGATCCACAGCATGGTCGGTTTGCAAACATATTGGGCGAGCGGCGCTCGGAGGGAATTGCACAGCGGGAACGAGAACGAGCTCCAATCCATGGATCAGATGCCAAGTTGAACCAGCCTGGATCACATCGGTATGGCTCCCACTACGGTGAACGCGAGCCGCTCGATCGTCACCAGAGCGGCTCCACATGGGACCAAGGTCGCTCTCACCCTCCATCACCGGAGAACAAGCGCTTCCCTGCACCCGAGCACGGCTCAGGCTTCGGGTTTGGAGCCATTCAGAGCTACACTAAATCACTGGGATCGCAACCAGGAGGAAGTAGACAGCCTCAGATCTCCCTTCAGTCTCGAACCAATCAACCCACTCCTCCTCCGCCTTATGATCCATATCTCAGGCATCAAGGGCAGCCTCCACGGATAGGATCAACCCCTACTGTGACCGCATCGACAGCTGTCGCATCATCGGGTCTAGCAGCCCTGGCTGATGAGGGTCGACGCAAAGGAAGCGATGAGCTGCTCCATCATCGCAGTCTACTAGCCGTTGGCGTTGATGGGAAACGCGGTGGCCGGGCATCACCCCTTCCCCAAGCTGTACAGGGCGCTCAAGCTCCATACATTGGCACCGCTGGAGAACCGGCCATAAAAAATGAACTAGGGCGAGTGTTCTCCGGCATTGGCAGTGGGGTTGGCGGTGTCACCGCAGCCACTGGTGGCAGCGGACCATCAACACCGTTGGGCACTAGTCCTTTCAAGCGCGATAGCGTCACAGGTCGCTCGATGAACGGAGAAGGGATGGATGAAGCGTCCAAGCTTGCCCGGCCATCTTCAGCAGCCGGCAAACGGTCGAGAAAGTCTCGTGACGAAGAACAGATGGAAATTGAGGCTAATGACGCCCGAGGTTTACTTTCGGCACGCAACGCCCGCCGCTCTCGGCATTCCCACCACCATCATCATCA ccaccaccaccatcgCCACAAGGCAGACGAAGAGGCGGCTACCCTGAGCTCCCTTCAACGTCCCAGCTTCTTCCATCGAACATCTCCAGCGGATCCTCCTGCTGCACACCATCACCACCAACATCACCATCACCGTCATCACCATGCTTCTCGACCAGCCACCATTCCAGCTGCATCTCCTATCCGCGAGCCTCGAACTACCGTGAACCTGGAACCGTTGCTTTCGAGTGTGGCCCATCTTCCTCGGCACCACCTTGGCTCAACGCTCTACACGCCTCGCATCAGTACGCCCACTGCCAAGTCCTCTTTGGACAGCTCCAAGTTTGGATATACCACAACCCCCCAGCCCCTTCCCCGCTTTGAACAGCGAGAGAACTGCACCTTTACCGTCCGAGTCCCCCGGTTCCGAATCAATCAATCTCACCGGGAGGAAATCTGCGCCCGGCGCGCCCTCTGGGGCACCGGCGTTTATACAGATGACTCGGACCCTGTCGCCGCTGCCATCCACTCCGGCTTCATTCGTGGTGCGTGGGGCGACGACGTGGACGAGGCAATGCTCGATCTCGAAATCAAAGATACCTACCAGCATGCACCGGCACCCGAAGCCACCACTGACGGTGCCTCCCCGACCAAGGGCCCACGCCTCCCACCGATACCCCCAACTGACAAGGACTTGCACATCACCCTGCTAGTTCTTCCCCGTGTGGCCCAGTATGATAGCGCCCTCATGTTCGGGCTGAAGTCCCGCAAATGGGACGGTCGCCACGATGGAATGAGCTTTAAGGTCCATGCCGTGGACTGGGTCGATGAGGGCGTGGCTCGTGGCGAAGAGCGCAGCGGCGAGGCCCGTCGGAAACGTCTCCGCGCTCTTATGCAAACCGGTCGTATCTGCACGGGGCCTGCCATGGCTAAATTGGATGAGTTACGTCGCAGCGGAGTGCAGGTACCTCGAGCTATCGATGGCCAGGATCAACCGGCAGCTGTGCAGCCAGTCTCATGA
- a CDS encoding integral membrane pth11, whose product MEATGDFGPAPSGIDLAENQQTQMLSAVITLMIVGTVAVLWRMGIRTKTSPTNFGLDDFLICAALWFAYGTGICVIISIKYKNGWHQQALTDSEFVSLWKLLFAHVFIYSTTVTLTKSSITLFYRRIFNLRWSFYFAIVIILAYFVAVVVTFAAACRPTSYFWEQYLSPTAEGACIDVPQFFLVNGIAAVVIDIIILIVPAPVIWKLQMPKSQRVAVTSILLLGGGVCIAGIVRVVFLYKNTHSNDQSWTIAPVFMWSCVEPFIGIVCACLPTFLPMFRRWWAILGIRKGSNKQEDYYGAVGSQTRRSRQHMSEDEEDGPHGDEVQLTSFPGWPLNFLRGKGSRDDVRLSRSKIQIKDEVTISYSIERAVTLSPQF is encoded by the exons ATGGAAGCCACTGGGGATTTTGGGCCTGCGCCTTCAGGCATTGACCTCGCCGAGAACCAGCAAACCCAGATGCTGAGTGCAGTCATTACTCTGATGATAGTTGGAACCGTAGCGGTTCTTTGGCGCATGGGTATACGCACAAAGACATCTCCAACGAATTTCGGTCTTGATGACTTTTTGATCTGTGCTGCTTTG TGGTTCGCCTATGGCACGGGTATATGCGTAATCATCA GTATCAAATACAAAAATGGGTGGCACCAGCAAGCCCTCACTGACTCCGAATTCGTCTCTCTTTGGAAGCTCCTTTTCGCACATGTTTTCATCTACTCGACAACGGTCACTCTGACCAAATCCTCAATCACTCTTTTCTATCGTCGCATCTTTAACCTTCGTTGGTCGTTTTACTTCGCCATAGTCATCATCCTAGCCTATTTCGTCGCTGTCGTGGTCACTTTTGCGGCCGCTTGTCGCCCCACATCATATTTCTGGGAGCAATACCTAAGCCCTACGGCTGAAGGGGCATGTATAGACGTTCCTCAATTCTTCTTGGTCAATGGCATTGCTGCTGTCGTGATTGATATCATCATTCTGATTGTTCCGGCTCCTGTCATCTGGAAATTGCAAATGCCAAAGTCCCAACGCGTTGCGGTTACGAGTATCTTGCTGCTCGGTGGTGG CGTCTGCATCGCCGGTATCGTTCGTGTTGTTTTCTTATACAAAAACACACATTCCAACGATCAATCGTGGACGATTGCCCCCGTGTTCATGTGGTCTTGCGTTGAACCTTTCATTGGAATTGTCTGCGCCTGTCTGCCAACCTTTTTGCCCATGTTCCGCCGCTGGTGGGCGATTTTGGGAATCAGGAAGGGTTCCAATAAACAGGAGGACTACTATGGTGCAGTGGGCTCTCAGACACGTCGCTCAAGACAACACATgtctgaagatgaagaagatggccCTCACGGGGACGAGGTTCAGTTAACCAGCTTCCCTGGTTGGCCATTGAACTTCTTACGGGGAAAGGGTAGCAGAGATGATGTACGATTGTCCAGGTCGAAGATTCAGATCAAAGACGAGGTTACAATCTCGTATTCTATAGAACGAGCGGT TACATTGTCTCCACAATTCTAA
- a CDS encoding Aldo/keto reductase has product MTVGACYWSGYSSYCCPCHGQGQPDVAESSSTSCLECGHPLRNHFRVGFLPSENSASQVFLPRHQTVRKLANRILEQRVVLARGTPSSGKTFLARSLHTYLRGQGVKSIYIRSFPPSLEGGPSALHYLLEACHIQGFAALGHSFLRDNFVFLIDDAHTTYNNSELWLVLNSMNQDRLANVTGASFCMFSAFGTPDRGVMPHNMGSDLLVFNERQRLVLSERFDEDISIFYTQEEFHLYMEMHFQGRGSDYEVCEILRDTIYGLTGGQPELMDALMHLCDMLYEAFYKDDDLDIISHDDCEILQLFQVRGILEGIIAVFVNFAGLPLSPETFFPPEQEFEVLRHAQEACGQGLLFDPQSEAMLSCLTKGWLHMEETREGEFKCYFPTKFHNRLVEYLMGVQDLRLFGSSFVGLSTCLPEGAAGFIWTMNLR; this is encoded by the exons ATGACAGTTGGAGCCTGCTACTGGAGTGGATACAGCTCTTACTGCTGTCCTTGTCATGGTCAGGGACAGCCCGATGTGGCCGAATCCTCGTCGACCTCGTGCCTGGAGTGCGGACATCCACTGAGAAATCATTTCAGAGTTGGGT TCCTCCCAAGTGAGAATAGTGCTAGCCAGGTCTTCTTACCAAGACATCAAACCGTGAGAAAGCTTGCCAATCGCATCCTCGAACAAAGAGTGGTCCTTGCTCGTGGGACCCCCTCTTCGGGAAAGACTTTTCTCGCCCGATCTCTACATACCTACCTCCGTGGACAGGGAGTCAAGTCAATTTACATTAGAAGCTTCCCCCCTAGTTTAGAGGGTGGTCCCTCCGCGTTGCATTATCTGCTCGAGGCCTGCCACATCCAAGGGTTTGCGGCACTTGGACACAGCTTCTTGCGCGACAACTTTGTATTCCTCATCGATGACGCCCACACGACCTACAATAACTCCGAGTTATGGTTGGTTCTGAATTCGATGAACCAAGATCGCCTCGCGAACGTAACAGGCGCCAGTTTTTGTATGTTCAGTGCATTTGGTACCCCTGATAGGGGTGTTATGCCACATAATATGGGAAGTGACTTGCTGGTATTCAATGAGCGTCAACGTCTTGTCTTGTCCGAGCGGTTTGACGAGGATATTTCTATTTTCTACACCCAGGAAGAGTTTCATCTCTACATGGAAATGCATTTCCAGGGTCGAGGTTCCGATTACGAAGTCTGCGAGATCCTGAGAGATACAATCTATGGTTTAACCGGCGGCCAGCCTGAATTGATGGATGCACTCATGCATCTTTGTGACATG TTGTATGAGGCTTTCTACAAGGATGATGATCTGGACATAATCAGCCATGATGACTGCGAAATTCTTCAACTCTTTCAAGTTCGTGGCATCCTGGAAGGAATCATCGCAGTGTTTGTAAACTTTGCGGGTCTCCCGCTTTCGCCCGAAACCTTCTTCCCCCCTGAACAGGAGTTTGAAGTTCTTCGCCACGCTCAAGAAGCCTGCGGCCAAGGCTTGCTGTTCGACCCGCAAAGTGAGGCTATGCTATCATGCCTCACGAAAGGGTGGCTGCACATGGAAGAGACTCGAGAAGGAGAATTCAAATGTTACTTTCCAACCAAGTTTCACAATAG GCTCGTGGAGTACCTCATGGGAGTCCAAGATCTTAG GCTGTTTGGTTCTT CTTTTGTAGGCTTATCAACCTGTCTTCCTGAAGGGGCTGCTGGATTCATTTGGACGATGAACCTACGTTAA
- a CDS encoding RING finger protein ETP1, which yields MSPDLNSLAPSRSSSTSSSIPQRNMPPPATGPAPLNLNTASPRPSHGSSIRRPSVSERRRSAAGMNLNEIQGTSPGASSELPASDYRDHRSSIGHAFRTASPSSHGGSPIFATADPHHHRAPSLGELHQELEQEQEAQVNRLLQMIRSQQAQLQQYQQQHNPQSTAAIDDTTPASERSAFFPPGPAAPPASNSQATSPNLRPLDSRGPESMEPFSGLRDSQSRRGSRDESAFYQAEASSLARENVLLRQRIRELERQIGGLTTSQSASSATTTSGIASGQAGTETADPPAVGSTRDGKD from the exons ATGTCACCGGATCTGAACTCCCTTGCCCCATCCCGCTCATCTTCAACCTCCTCCTCAATTCCGCAACGTAATATGCCCCCTCCTGCAACTGGTCCAGCGCCCCTCAACCTGAACACCGCCTCACCAAGGCCTTCCCATGGCTCAAGCATACGCCGACCGTCGGTATCCGAACGACGTCGGTCCGCTGCGGGAATGAATTTGAACGAGATACAGGGCACTAGTCCAGGAGCTAGCAGTGAGTTACCTGCATCAGATTATCGCGACCATCGCAGCTCGATCGGACATGCATTTCGCACAGCCAGCCCATCCAGCCACGGTGGAAGTCCCATCTTCGCGACAGCCGATCCCCATCATCATCGAGCACCCTCATTGGGAGAGCTACACCAAGAGTTAGAGCAAGAACAGGAAGCACAAGTG AACCGTCTTCTTCAGATGATCCGCAGCCAGCAAGCCCAATTGCAGCAATATCAGCAGCAACATAACCCGCAATCAACCGCTGCAATCGATGATACAACCCCGGCATCGGAACGGTCGGCCTTCTTCCCCCCTGGCCCAGCAGCACCTCCAGCAAGCAATAG TCAAGCGACGTCGCCGAATCTGCGACCATTAGACTCGCGTGGACCGGAGAGCATGGAGCCATTCTCGGGCTTGCGGGATAGCCAAAGTCGGCGCGGGAGCCGGGATGAGAGTGCCTTTTACCAAGCCGAAGCGAGCTCGCTAGCCCGAGAAAATGTGCTCCTTAGGCAACGGATCCGGGAACTAG AGAGACAAATCGGTGGTCTGACGACTTCCCAGAGCGCGTCATCTGCGACAACTACTTCGGGAATTGCGTCCGGACAGGCGGGGACCGAAACCGCGGACCCGCCTGCCGTGGGTTCGACGCGAGACGGCAAAGACTGA
- a CDS encoding Acyltransferase ChoActase/COT/CPT: MFTASARNRLSTLSRQRLPNSLLTRSTLTMTPRRTVYSVPEGYMEDLSKGKMLRFEDSLPQLPVPSLEETGRRYLKSVHAVVSESEYERTKNAVEEFVRPGGQGESLQKRLLARAADPKINNWLAEWWNQAAYLAYREPVIPYVSYFYSYRDDRERRNPAKRAAAITTAALEFKAKVDDGSLEPEYLRKEPQAMSSYQYMFNCCRIPAEGSDFPRKYPAAENQHIVVVRKNQFFKIPLIVDGQQLNVSELEKQFERIYEVAQPAPPVGVLTVADRDHWTAARKTLVSLDPANELALRDIESAGFVVCLDDARPVTLPERCSQYWHGDGSNRWFDKPLQFIINDNGTAGFTGEHSMMDGTPTHRLNDYINNVIFNKKIDLSAQSVRSQLADPKPINFKLDDAANEAINVAAVYHRKQIGSHELVVQAYQGYGKGLIKKFKCSPDAFVQMTIQLAYFKMYGKNRPTYESASTRKYAEGRTETTRSVSDESVAFCKAHEDHTTPREETVRLFRAALAQHTKYTQEASSGHGVDRHLFGLKKLLQPGERLPEIYQDPAYAYSSSWYLSTSQLSSEYFNGYGWSQVIDDGFGIAYMINENSLNFNIVCKRLGAERMSHYLNEAATELRDLLMPDLVAEAAKPKL; this comes from the exons ATGTTCACTGCTTCTGCCCGAAACCGCCTTTCTACCCTATCAAGGCAACGCCTACCAAACTCCCTCCTCACCCGCTCG ACCCTTACAATGACCCCCCGACGAACGGTATATTCCGTCCCTGAGG GATACATGGAGGACCTCTCCAAGGGCAAGATGCTTCGTTTTGAAGACTCTCTCCCCCAGCTTCCTGTTCCCTCTTTAGAAGAGACCGGCCGTCGGTACCTCAAGTCCGTTCACGCCGTCGTCTCCGAGTCCGAGTATGAGCGCACCAAGAATGCCGTAGAGGAATTCGTCCGCCCCGGTGGCCAGGGCGAATCTCTACAGAAGCGTCTCTTGGCTCGCGCCGCCGATCCCAAGATCAATAACTGGCTCGCCGAGTGGTGGAACCAGGCCGCCTACCTCGCTTACCGCGAGCCCGTTATCCCTTACGTCTCCTACTTCTACTCCTACCGGGACGACCGCGAGCGTCGCAACCCAGCTAAGCGCGCTGCCGCTATCACCACCGCTGCGCTTGAGTTCAAGGCTAAGGTCGATGATGGCTCTTTGGAGCCCGAGTACCTCCGCAAGGAGCCCCAGGCCATGAGCTCGTATCAGTACATGTTCAACTGCTGCCGCATCCCCGCCGAGGGCTCGGATTTCCCTCGCAAGTATCCCGCCGCCGAAAACCAGCACATCGTCGTGGTGCGCAAGAACCAGTTCTTCAAGATTCCCCTCATCGTAGACGGTCAGCAGCTTAATGTCTCTGAATTGGAGAAGCAGTTTGAGCGCATCTACGAGGTTGCACAGCCCGCGCCGCCCGTTGGGGTGCTGACTGTTGCCGACCGTGATCACTGGACGGCTGCTCGCAAAACCCTCGTTTCTCTTGACCCCGCTAATGAGCTGGCCTTGCGAGATATTGAGTCTGCTGGCTTCGTAGTCTGTTTGGACGATGCCCGCCCCGTCACTCTGCCTGAGCGCTGCTCGCAATACTGGCACGGTGATGGCTCAAACCGCTGGTTCGACAAGCCGTTGCAGTTCATTATCAATGACAATGGTACTGCTGGTTTCACGGGCGAGCACAGCATGATGGACGGCACTCCCACCCACCGCCTGAACGACTATATCAACAATGTCATCTTCAACAAAAAGATCGACCTCTCCGCCCAGTCCGTGCGGTCCCAGCTCGCCGACCCCAAGCCTATCAACTTCAAGCTGGACGACGCCGCCAACGAGGCCATCAACGTCGCAGCCGTATACCACCGCAAGCAGATTGGTTCCCATGAGCTGGTCGTCCAGGCCTACCAGGGTTACGGCAAGGGTTTGATAAAAAAGTTCAAGTGCAGCCCCGACGCCTTCGTCCAGATGACCATCCAGCTGGCCTACTTCAAGATGTACGGCAAGAACCGTCCCACCTACGAATCTGCCTCCACCCGCAAGTACGCCGAAGGTCGAACAGAGACTACACGCAGTGTCTCTGACGAGAGCGTCGCCTTCTGCAAGGCCCATGAGGACCACACCACCCCCCGCGAAGAGACCGTTAGGCTGTTCCGCGCTGCCCTTGCCCAGCACACTAAGTATACCCAGGAGGCTAGCTCCGGCCACGGTGTCGACCGTCATCTGTTCGGTTTGAAGAAGCTTCTCCAGCCCGGCGAGAGGCTGCCCGAGATCTACCAGGATCCCGCATACGCCTACTCTTCCTCTTGGTACCTCTCCACCTCCCAACTGAGCTCCGAGTACTTCAACGGATACGGGTGGAGCCAGGTTATTGATGATGGTTTCGGAATTGCATACATGATCAACGAGAACAG CCTCAACTTCAACATCGTCTGCAAACGTCTCGGTGCTGAGCGTATGAGCCACTACCTCAATGAGGCTGCCACTGAGCTTCGTGACCTCCTCATGCCCGACTTGGTTGCCGAGGCTGCGAAGCCGAAGCTATAG